A part of Lutra lutra chromosome 2, mLutLut1.2, whole genome shotgun sequence genomic DNA contains:
- the YIPF7 gene encoding protein YIPF7 isoform X1: MSNVGQFDCDFYQSNYTIDNQEQSSEDSNMYAYVYGSRKPPASQQPPPAFVPAEMLTSSGYEGQYFQPASNPDYYSQSSYIDSFEEEPPLLEELGINFDHIWQKTLTVLNPLKPADGSIMNETDLAGPILFCIALGATLLLAGKVQFGYVYGMSAIGCLGIHTLLNLMSSSGASYGCVASVLGYCLLPMVILSSCAIFFSLQGTFGTVLALVIVGWCSLSASKIFSSALGMEGQQLLIAYPCGLLYGLFALLTVF; the protein is encoded by the exons ATGTCAAATGTGGGACAATTTGACTGCGATTTTTACCAATCTAATTATACTATTGATAATCAGGAGCAGAGTTCTGAAGATTctaatatgtatgcatatgtttaTGGATCTAGAAA acCACCAGCCAGCCAGCAGCCTCCGCCTGCTTTTGTCCCAGCAGAGATGCTCACGTCATCAGGTTACGAGGGACAATATTTTCAGCCAGCATCCAACCCGGATTATTATTCACAATCTTCTTAcattgacagttttgaggaagaGCCTCCTTTGCTAGAAG aaCTTGGAATTAATTTTGATCACATATGGCAAAAAACCTTGACCGTGTTAAACCCGCTGAAGCCAGCAGATGGCAGCATTATGAATGAAACGGACCTCGCTGGGCCGATCCTGTTTTGTATCGCTCTGGGAGCCACCTTGCTTCTG GCAGGAAAAGTTCAGTTCGGTTATGTGTATGGCATGAGTGCCATAGGTTGCCTGGGGATTCACACCTTACTAAACTTGATGAGCTCTTCAGGGGCGTCTTACGGCTGCGTGGCAAGCGTCCTGGGCTACTGTCTGCTCCCCATGGTCATCCTGTCCAGCTGCGCCATCTTCTTTTCACTGCA GGGCACCTTCGGAACTGTGTTGGCACTGGTCATTGTTGGCTGGTGTAGTCTGTCGGCTTCCAAAATCTTCAGTTCTGCCTTGGGCATGGAGGGACAACAGCTTCTCATTGCCTACCCTTGTGGCTTACTTTATGGACTTTTTGCCCTCCTAACAGTTTTCTGA
- the YIPF7 gene encoding protein YIPF7 isoform X2, whose protein sequence is MSNVGQFDCDFYQSNYTIDNQEQSSEDSNMYAYVYGSRKPPASQQPPPAFVPAEMLTSSGYEGQYFQPASNPDYYSQSSYIDSFEEEPPLLEELGINFDHIWQKTLTVLNPLKPADGSIMNETDLAGPILFCIALGATLLLVTDGGKHQILMGTFGTVLALVIVGWCSLSASKIFSSALGMEGQQLLIAYPCGLLYGLFALLTVF, encoded by the exons ATGTCAAATGTGGGACAATTTGACTGCGATTTTTACCAATCTAATTATACTATTGATAATCAGGAGCAGAGTTCTGAAGATTctaatatgtatgcatatgtttaTGGATCTAGAAA acCACCAGCCAGCCAGCAGCCTCCGCCTGCTTTTGTCCCAGCAGAGATGCTCACGTCATCAGGTTACGAGGGACAATATTTTCAGCCAGCATCCAACCCGGATTATTATTCACAATCTTCTTAcattgacagttttgaggaagaGCCTCCTTTGCTAGAAG aaCTTGGAATTAATTTTGATCACATATGGCAAAAAACCTTGACCGTGTTAAACCCGCTGAAGCCAGCAGATGGCAGCATTATGAATGAAACGGACCTCGCTGGGCCGATCCTGTTTTGTATCGCTCTGGGAGCCACCTTGCTTCTGGTAACAGACGGCGGCAAGCACCAGATTTTAAT GGGCACCTTCGGAACTGTGTTGGCACTGGTCATTGTTGGCTGGTGTAGTCTGTCGGCTTCCAAAATCTTCAGTTCTGCCTTGGGCATGGAGGGACAACAGCTTCTCATTGCCTACCCTTGTGGCTTACTTTATGGACTTTTTGCCCTCCTAACAGTTTTCTGA